From the Bos javanicus breed banteng chromosome 7, ARS-OSU_banteng_1.0, whole genome shotgun sequence genome, the window TCCTGCCGTGTGATATAAACATCCTGAGAGGGTTCCTGTGGCACCAGGGAGCTGAGCATGGAAGACCCTGCTGTCCACAGGGCCACTTTTCCCATGTCATGCATCCCTGGGGGGAGGTTTTAGTTGTCATTTGATTTTCTGAGAATGAACTGTAATTGAACTCTCTCAAAGTTTTGGGCATGGACTTGCCTCTGGCTCCTCCTCATAAATTATTCTGTGAGACCACACTTGCAATTTAGCTACTTGTTTGGGtgcccatttattgagcacctactgtgtaccaggtgcTGTTCTGGCACAACTGGGCAGGTCAGAGAAAGGGCCCTACCCCTGTGTTTTGGGGTAGCAGACCATGAAATAGCAAGTCTGTTAATGGTGACAAGTACAGACGAGAAATCTTgagtgaggagaggagaggggataTGGGGTGTCTGGGAGGTGGGAAGAAGGGCATTTTCTACAGGGATGGGGAAAGCGTTAgctagtgtccaactctttgtgaccccatggactatatataacccaccaggctcttctgtccatggaattctccaggacattcccttccccagggaatcttgccgatccagagactgaacccaggtctcctgcattgcaggcagattctttactgtctgagccaccagggaagccacagggaTGGGAATGGTCCCGCCAAAGGTGACTTCTGTGTGGGGACTGGGAGGAGCCGGGGGCAAATAGGAGATGTAAAGGCTACTGTCAGACAGACACGCTACTGGCTAATCAGAAACAGCAAGGAGCCCAGTCAGCTGGGGCAGGGGCACTGGGGGCCTTAACCAGAGGGCGGAGAGCAGAAGCGGGGGCATCGAGGATGCCTTGAGGGGCTGAGGGCGGGAGCTGGTGTCTGTGGCCAGAACAGGGTTGAAGCAGGGAGAGAAGTGGTTAAGAACTGTTTTAAGGGGATTccccctggttgcccagtggttaggactctgcttccactgcacagcgcacaggtttgatccctggtcgggaactaaAATCCCGCATGCCGCTCAGCATGACcaaatctaaaaaagagagagagagagagatcatatcattaagaaattttttgaaagcagAATTGATAGGATTCACTGCCAAACTGGAGGTGAGTGTGAGAGCGGAGGAAGGTGGGGCTGATGCTGGGGTCtagtggggtggaggtggggcaggTTTGGGGAGACCAGGAACTGATCCTGGAGATCGAGGAGGGGGATGAGGCGAGGGTGATGTGGAGAGTCCAGAGCAGCAAGGGAGTGTGTGTGAAGACAAGGTCAGAGGTCCCTGGACTGCCCCCCTCCAAATGTGCCAGGAGGTACAGACGCAGCCCGGATGGGGAATTATCTGCTTCCCATTTCCCTCTACCCCAGATCCGGGGCCCAAGGCTGGAGAGGGGATACTCGCTCCCCACTGTACCAGTCTTGCCTATGCGATAAGTGGAAAAGTGGGTGTCCAGTTTCCACAGAGGGCGCCTCTATGTCCCTTCCTTCTCAAGagggacagaggcacctggcaggtgcggggtggggggctccCTCTGCTGACTGCAGCGCTGCTACGTGCCTGCACCCACAACGTGCTGAGAGAGCCTCCTAAGACTGTGAGTTCGGCTGCCGAGTCTCGGGAGCCCTGGGCGTGTTAAAGTTGAGGGTGAGTGATCTGTTGGGTGTTTGGCATTCTTTTAATTAGTTACACATAACAAAGAATcaactatttaattttatttattaatttatttggctgtaccatgtggcttgcaggatcttagttccctggccagggattgaacccatgccaccAGCAATGaaagtgtagagtcctaaccactggactcccagggaattcccagaatcAATGGATTTTaaccagtcacagaaagacaaatattgtgtgattctacttatatgaggcacttagggcttccctgatagctaggttggtaaagaatctgcctgcaatgcagaagaccccggttcaattcctgggttgggaagagtcccctggagaagggataggctacccactccagtattcatgggcttccctgatggctcagatggtaaagaatccacctgcaacacgggagacctgggtttgatccctgggttggaaagatcccctggaggagggcatggcaacccactccaatattcttggctggagaatcccacggacagagaagcccaccaggctcccgggctcctttgtccatggggtcacgaagcataggacacaactgagcaactaagcacagcacaggattgtcaagtccacagagacagaaagtaggatggtggggggcaggggtttgggggaggggaagcagtGGGAGTGTGCAGTgggaacagagtttcagttttacaacatGGAAAGAGTTTGGGGAttggttgcacaacactgtgaatatacCTAGTGCTACTGAAATTAAAAGTGGCCTagatggtacattttatgttatatatacttttagcacaatttttcaaaattcacCATTTTGAAGTGAGCAAGCAATTCAGTGGCAGTTACACAGTCAGTGTTGTGCAAGCACCATGTCTGTCCAGAACATTCCATCTTGCCCCAAAGGAGACCCATCCCCATTAGCAGCTCCCCATCCTCCCTCTCTCAGCCCCAGGTAAGCACTAATCTGCTTTCAGTCCCTACGGATTTGCCTGTTGTGCTCATTTCTTCTACATGGAATCATTGGTTTGTGATTATCTGTGACTagtttgtgtctggcttcttttactcagcataatgtttttgaggtttatcCACATTGTAGTGTGttaatgtttctttcctttttgtggctgcacaatattccactgtgtgaatTTATCCCATTTTGTGCATCCCTTCACCTGCTGATGGGCACTGGGGCTCCTCCCCTTTCCTGCCATGAACATGGGTATAAAGGGCCCCTGTCTTCATTTCCCTTGGCCGTAGGCCGAGTGGGCTTGCCAGGTCATGGGGTCTGTGTATTCCCAGCCATTGAGGTGGCTGCGGGGAGAACGGACCGTCAGGCAGTCAGGAACTGGCTCTGGAGGCCGGGAAGCTGGGGCAGTGCTGGGAGGAGATGGCAGTGCCTGGtccagggcgggggtgggggcagggaccaAGGAGGGACCCTCCGAGAGGGGCCCACGTGGATCTCTGTTGCACGAGGGGCTGGGGCACAGGCGAAGGCTTGTCActggaggaggcagcagaggaggcAGCTAGGGGATAGGGCTCCAGGGGGACCTGAGTCTAGCTCCAAGTCatggaggcagagggtgggaacAGGAGGCCTGGGATGGAGCCCGCGGTGGCCATTTCAGGGGTGCGGTGAACAGAGGAGGAGCTGCAGACAGCACGGCACAGCCCGGAGTTCTAGGTCAGATCAGGCAGAGACTGGTGATGGgctgaggaggggaggagggagctggtAGAAGTAGCTGAGGGTCGGAGTCACCGGGAAGGCTCAAGACCGGAGTGTGGGTGGGCGCATGTGtcgggggtgggcggggggtaCTACAGGAGGAGGGGAGGTGGAGCCGGGCCTGCTGTGCGGGAGCACCCACACTCACAGGCACTGGCCGGCACAGCGAGGCAGGGGCACCTCCATCAGTCTGGATTTGCTGAGAGGGTCTCGAGCAAGCCTGGTGAGTAAGAGAAACAGGAAGGGGGCCTGGGGCAGAGTTGGAAATTCTGCACAGGACTGATTCCAGGGCtgcagttcagtcggtcagtcgtgttcaactctctgcaaccccatggactgcagcacacaaggcctccttgtccctcaccatctcccagagtttgcccaagttcatgtgcattgagtcggtgatcccatccaaccttctcatcctctgtcaccctcttctcctcctgccttcagtctttcccagcatcagggtcttttccaatgagtccgttcttcacatcaggtggccaaagtattggagcttcagcatcagtccttccaatgaatattcaggattgatttcctttaggatggacttgtagGAGTCAATTTGAGGGTAGGAGCACCTTTTTCTGTAGATCTAGAATTGGTCTAAAGCGTAATGCCTATTCTTAATGACGGGTGGAGAGTGCGTAACAGAAGGCCAGTGACCAGCACACCTACAGAGACACGTGGCACCCCCCTGGCGTGAGGGGGTGCGTGGGGTCACTTGGGGGTCCCAGAGGCCCTGTGAGTCCCTGACGGCACGGTGCGGCCCTCCCCAGACTGGAAGACGGGCATGGCGGTGCCACGGGACATTGCAGTGGCCTACGTACTACAGGGCAGCTTCTACGGCCACTCCATCTATGCCACACTGTACCTGGATGCTTGGCGCAAGGACTCAGTGGTCATGCTTGTCCACCACGTGGTCACCTTGGTCCTCATCGTCTCCTCTTACGCCTTCCGGTGAGTCCAGGGGCAGACAGGAGGGTGGAGGGTGCTGGCGTGAGCAGTGGCAGGAGGCTGGCACAGGACAGAGgctgatccttgggtcaggcatGGGAGTGTCCATGGGGGAGGTTTCTGGAGAGAGGCTCTAAAGTGATGGGGTGAGACAGGTGCAAAGaggcccccctgcccccaccccatctgTGCCACTCTGACCTCTCCTAGATGGCACCCTTGGCCAGGTCACAAAGCAAGTGTTTACTGAACACCTGCCATGTGGCAGGTGCTGCTGGGGGTGCGACCATGAGCCCGACAGACAGACCCTGATCTTCCAGAACCCGCTGTGGCCACCACATGTGGTCACGGTGCTTCAAGGCAGAGCCTGTCCAAGCCACAAGCTGCTGTATATGTAAAAGCCACTCTGATTCCAAGgcaaaggagagtgaaaataccTTGCAATCCCCTTGTTACCTCATTTACATTTTGAATGACAATATTTCAGATATACTGAATTATTTAGAATATATTATTAGAATTCATTTTACctcttccactttatttttttttaacgtggctgatagaaaatttaaaacgaaattgggattagcagatgtaaataaTTACATATAGAAGGattactactgtatagcacaggaaaccataTTCAGTACTCTGTGATAAATCCTAatggaaaaatatggaaaagaatacacacacacacacacacatacacatatatatgtgtaagaatgtgcttagtcactcagttgtgcccgactctttgccaccccatggactgtagactgccaggctcctctgtccatgggattctccaggcaagaatactggagtgggttgccattcccttttccaggggatcttcccaatccagggatcgaacccaggtctcctgcattgcaggtgaattctttaccagctgagctaccagggaagcctttatatatataaaaatacatatatatatataaaactgaaccactttgctgtacagcataaattaacacaatattgtaaatcaactgtacttcaataaaattaaaaaatgacgaCATATACAGCTCATATTCTATTCCTACTGGACTAGCCATGCCCTCCAGCACAGTAGCTGCTGGCCACAGGTGGCCTTGTTAAtgttaattaaacaaataaaatcacaCATTCTGTACTTCAGCGCCAGTATGTGGCTGGTGACTCTGTAGCTGGTGACTGGGTCTCAGACAGTGCAGGTTTAGAACATTCCTATCATTCCTGAAAATTCTATCAGACAGCCCTGCTCTAGAGGGTAGAGTCAGATAACATCccctcaccccccaaaaaagcccCACATTTATCTGAAGGTGATAACTGGAAAATTCGAGTGGAAAGATGAGGACTGCTGAGGTGGTGAGGTTAGGTGCAGGGGGTTGGGGGTGACAGGTGAGCAGAGACCGAAGGGCGGTGAAGGAAGGCTCCAGGAACACCAGGGATGTTAGGTGGTGAGCACAGCCTGTGACTGTCGGGAGCCTGAGCTGTCAGGAGGACAGAGTGGGGACAGAGACGTGACCGAGGCACACGGCCACATCCAGGCTGGACTCAGGCTGCTGGGCCACGCAGCTGTGAGGGGTTGGGAGTGGGGCTCCAGGCTTCTGCAGATCCTGGTGGGGACCCAACCCGTCTTAGGCAAGCCTGCAGATTGTGGCCGTGTTCAGGTTAAATGTGTAAACCTGGGAACATCAGCGAGGCAGTCGTGTTTAAAGTTTGAGGGGTCCTGGACATGTGAGGGTTAGGGGTTACAGAGGGGTCAGGGGTCACGGGTGAGGTTACCCGTCAGGAGGTGAGGAAGGATCAGAGAAAGTACTTCCAGAGAGGTTCCTGAGTCACGAGGGATAGGGTGAGGGCCTGGGTGGGGCTGCCACAGGGTGGACTCGGTCTGGGTGCTACTGCTGACCTAGCCCCGTGAAGGGATGGGCAGGGCAGCCGGGCCAAGGAGGATGGCTCTGAACCCGCCCACAGGAAGCCTGAGGGGGGCGGCCAAGGGGGCCTGTGCTTGGGAGCCTGGGTGTGGGTAGGATCCTATATAACTGGTCCTCTCTGCTCTCCCGCTGTCTTCCCCAGGTACCACAAGGTGGGCATCCTTGTGCTCTTCTTGCATGACATCAATGACGTACAGCTGGAGTTCACCAAGCTCAATGTCTACTTCAAGTCCCGCGGAGGCGCCCACCATAGGCTGCACGCCCTGGCTGCCGACCTGGGCTGCCTCAGCTTCTGCCTCAGCTGGTGAGGGGAGGAGGCGGGCGAGGTCAGGTCGGAAAGGGGGTGGGGTTTAGATGAGTGGGCGTGGCCAAGCCAGAAGAAAGCGGGTCCCAGAGACGGGGTGGGCCCGGCAGGGAAGAGGGTGGGGTTTAGAAGGGTGGGCGTGGCCGAGCAAGGAGAATGCGGGTCCCAGAGACGGGGTGGGCCCAGCAGGGAAGTGGGTGGGGCCAGTTGGGGACTGGGTAGGGCTTGTGGGAAGGGACAGGGCCAGGCCGGGGAAGCAGGTGGGGcttggtggggtgggcagggcctggcagGGCAGTAGGCGGTGAGAGTCGGGAAGAAGCAAGTGGGCTGGAAAGGACAGAGCAGGAAAGGAGACAGATGGGCAGGAATGAACAAGGGTGGGGTAAGGAGACAGGGACAGATGGATGATTCCAGCCGGGACAGGTCAGGCACGGGGTGGGGCCATCCTCCGCTTCTCCCCCacagcctcccctccctcctgcaggTTCTGGTTCCGCCTCTACTGGTTCCCGCTCAAGGTCCTGTATGCCACGAGCTACTGCAGCCTGCGGTCGGTGCCTGACATCcccttctatttcttcttcaacgtgctcctgctgctgctcacCCTCATGAACCTCTACTGGTTCCTGGTGAGTGGACGCCCACAACGCCTCCCCACCTGGCCCTCCTCAGACGCCTGTCCTGTTCCGGTCCCCGTCCCTGAGGAGCCCTCCAGGTGCAGGCCCTTCTCACACAGGTCCAGTGAGAGGGCCACGTTAGGCAAGGGGCAGAGGACCTGTGGCAGGAGCAGACAGCGGTCAGGAGGCGCAGGGCTCTCTTTTcacctctgccttcccctcccaCAGTACATCGTGGCTTTTGCTGCCAAAGTGCTGACGGGCCAGGTGCGGGAGCTGAAGGATGTGCGGGAATATGACACGGCAGAGGCCCCGAGCCCCAAGCCCCGCAAAGCTGAGTGAGTTTGGAGGGGCCGGCGGCCCTGGTTCATTCCTTTAGCTACTACCTCTGTCTGACAGAGCGCGCGCTGAGGGCGGGCCCTGGAGACGCGGCGGCGGATGAAGCCCAGGTGGACGCTGCCCCCCACCGGGAGCCTCCATTCAAAAGAGAGACGGCAATAAAGGCATGGACCATGTAGCTACAGAGTTAGACGCTGTCGGAACAGACAGCGAGGAAGGTGGGGGCAGAGAGGTGCCTGGTCGGGGCAGAATGGTGAGGGGTGAGATCAGGGTCTCAGTGGTGGGAGCTGTAAGGGCCAAGCCCAGTGGTGAGGGGCAGCCGTTGGCCAGGACTGACAACAGCCTCTAAGCAGGTGGcactggaggtgggggcagggggcgctGTGGGCGCCAGAGCCTGCACTCTGTTCATGCTGATACTCCCTG encodes:
- the CERS1 gene encoding ceramide synthase 1 isoform X2, whose translation is MAAAGSAGPEPMPSYAQLVQRGWGSALAAARGCADCGWGLARRGLAEHAHLAPPELLLLALGALGWTVLRSAATSRLFRPLAKRCRLQPRDAAKMPESAWKFLFYLGAWSYSTYLLFGTDYPFFHDPPSVFYDWKTGMAVPRDIAVAYVLQGSFYGHSIYATLYLDAWRKDSVVMLVHHVVTLVLIVSSYAFRYHKVGILVLFLHDINDVQLEFTKLNVYFKSRGGAHHRLHALAADLGCLSFCLSWFWFRLYWFPLKVLYATSYCSLRSVPDIPFYFFFNVLLLLLTLMNLYWFLYIVAFAAKVLTGQVRELKDVREYDTAEAPSPKPRKADPQHRLPKGQRCRCRNEGCAIEQEQKRETVSSNNEKNYEKTREARNPTYALSEGPTGSR
- the CERS1 gene encoding ceramide synthase 1 isoform X3, which gives rise to MAAAGSAGPEPMPSYAQLVQRGWGSALAAARGCADCGWGLARRGLAEHAHLAPPELLLLALGALGWTVLRSAATSRLFRPLAKRCRLQPRDAAKMPESAWKFLFYLGAWSYSTYLLFGTDYPFFHDPPSVFYDWKTGMAVPRDIAVAYVLQGSFYGHSIYATLYLDAWRKDSVVMLVHHVVTLVLIVSSYAFRYHKVGILVLFLHDINDVQLEFTKLNVYFKSRGGAHHRLHALAADLGCLSFCLSWFWFRLYWFPLKVLYATSYCSLRSVPDIPFYFFFNVLLLLLTLMNLYWFLYIVAFAAKVLTGQVRELKDVREYDTAEAPSPKPRKAEKPLRNGLVKDKRF